In Vitis vinifera cultivar Pinot Noir 40024 chromosome 17, ASM3070453v1, one genomic interval encodes:
- the LOC100254727 gene encoding rhodanese-like domain-containing protein 8, chloroplastic isoform X2, with translation MTPTAATMSFQCAVVFAPKQSLSLPTLSPFPTTAHKPLSLFTQTLQLSATHLTLKALISISRSESKKNVKCGCAVSSELSNDGGFIVVNFYRFVFIQDPELEVSKHLSFLQGFDIHGRVYINEQGINAQYSGPSKDALAYVEWLREDHRFSDILVQISPASNGHAFPKLKLRYKPSLVQLEGGISHIPLLDPLLRATALAPSEWRKRLEAVNKIDDASNENSNANCILLDVRNGYEWDVGHFRGAQRPDVDCFRSTSFGQSQSEVIVSDPLANVDKEKTDILMYCTGGIRCDVYSAILRQRGFQNLYTLKGGVSHYLEKEGPMEWIGNLFVFDSRLSLPPSTYKTEAVSETSGAHQVSEGSTFARCYICNSQLHELRHRNCANLDCNLLFLYKSLEMRRHIT, from the exons ATGACGCCGACGGCCGCGACGATGTCGTTCCAATGCGCCGTTGTGTTCGCTCCCAAGCAATCTCTTTCTTTGCCAACTCTCTCTCCATTTCCGACAACAGCCCACAAACCTCTCTCCCTATTCACTCAAACCCTTCAACTCTCTGCAACCCATCTCACTCTCAAAGCTTTGATTTCTATCTCCAGATCAGAATCCAAGAAGAATGTGAAATGTGGGTGCGCAGTCTCTTCCGAGCTCAGCAATGATGGTGGTTTCATTGTCGTTAATTTCTACCGCTTTGTCTTCATCCAAGACCCTGAATTGGAGGTCTCCAAACACCTCTCCTTCTTGCAG GGCTTTGACATACATGGCCGAGTATATATAAATGAGCAAGGCATTAATGCACAG TACAGTGGGCCATCAAAGGATGCTCTTGCATATGTTGAATGGTTAAGAGAAGACCACAGATTTTCTGATATACTGGTTCAGATTTCTCCAGCTTCAAATGGACATGCCTTTCCAAAATTGAAGCTGCGGTATAAGCCCTCATTAGTACAG TTAGAGGGAGGTATTTCACATATTCCTTTGCTTGATCCTTTGCTGCGGGCAACAGCTTTGGCACCGTCAGAATGGAGGAAAAGATTGGAAGCagtaaataaaattgatgatgCATCAAATGAGAATTCAAATGCAAACTGTATTCTATTGGATGTGAGAAACG GTTATGAGTGGGATGTTGGTCATTTTCGTGGTGCTCAACGACCTGATGTGGACTGCTTTAGGAGCACTTCATTTGGGCAATCCCAATCAGAG GTTATTGTTTCAGATCCTTTAGCAAATGTtgacaaagaaaaaacagaTATATTGATGTATTGTACTGGAGGTATCCGTTGTGATGTGTATTCTGCAATTCTAAG ACAAAGGGGATTCCAGAACTTGTACACTTTGAAGGGTGGCGTTTCTCATTATCTTGAGAAGGAAGGTCCTATGGAATGGATTGGGAATTTGTTTGTATTTGATTCCCGTCTCTCTCTCCCGCCTTCTACCTACAAGACTGAGGCCGTGAGTGAGACAAGCGGGGCTCACCAAGTATCTGAGGGTAGTACATTTGCTAGATGCTACATATGCAACTCACAACTCCATGAGTTAAGGCATCGGAATTGTGCCAATCTTGACTGCAATCTCCTTTTTCT ATACAAGTCCTTAGAGATGAGGAGACACATAACTTGA
- the LOC100254727 gene encoding rhodanese-like domain-containing protein 8, chloroplastic isoform X1 has protein sequence MTPTAATMSFQCAVVFAPKQSLSLPTLSPFPTTAHKPLSLFTQTLQLSATHLTLKALISISRSESKKNVKCGCAVSSELSNDGGFIVVNFYRFVFIQDPELEVSKHLSFLQGFDIHGRVYINEQGINAQYSGPSKDALAYVEWLREDHRFSDILVQISPASNGHAFPKLKLRYKPSLVQLEGGISHIPLLDPLLRATALAPSEWRKRLEAVNKIDDASNENSNANCILLDVRNGYEWDVGHFRGAQRPDVDCFRSTSFGQSQSEVIVSDPLANVDKEKTDILMYCTGGIRCDVYSAILRQRGFQNLYTLKGGVSHYLEKEGPMEWIGNLFVFDSRLSLPPSTYKTEAVSETSGAHQVSEGSTFARCYICNSQLHELRHRNCANLDCNLLFLCCTQCLKDLRGCCCLDCTSAPRLRPVLPGHQRYKKWYIYRDMELQTNSTA, from the exons ATGACGCCGACGGCCGCGACGATGTCGTTCCAATGCGCCGTTGTGTTCGCTCCCAAGCAATCTCTTTCTTTGCCAACTCTCTCTCCATTTCCGACAACAGCCCACAAACCTCTCTCCCTATTCACTCAAACCCTTCAACTCTCTGCAACCCATCTCACTCTCAAAGCTTTGATTTCTATCTCCAGATCAGAATCCAAGAAGAATGTGAAATGTGGGTGCGCAGTCTCTTCCGAGCTCAGCAATGATGGTGGTTTCATTGTCGTTAATTTCTACCGCTTTGTCTTCATCCAAGACCCTGAATTGGAGGTCTCCAAACACCTCTCCTTCTTGCAG GGCTTTGACATACATGGCCGAGTATATATAAATGAGCAAGGCATTAATGCACAG TACAGTGGGCCATCAAAGGATGCTCTTGCATATGTTGAATGGTTAAGAGAAGACCACAGATTTTCTGATATACTGGTTCAGATTTCTCCAGCTTCAAATGGACATGCCTTTCCAAAATTGAAGCTGCGGTATAAGCCCTCATTAGTACAG TTAGAGGGAGGTATTTCACATATTCCTTTGCTTGATCCTTTGCTGCGGGCAACAGCTTTGGCACCGTCAGAATGGAGGAAAAGATTGGAAGCagtaaataaaattgatgatgCATCAAATGAGAATTCAAATGCAAACTGTATTCTATTGGATGTGAGAAACG GTTATGAGTGGGATGTTGGTCATTTTCGTGGTGCTCAACGACCTGATGTGGACTGCTTTAGGAGCACTTCATTTGGGCAATCCCAATCAGAG GTTATTGTTTCAGATCCTTTAGCAAATGTtgacaaagaaaaaacagaTATATTGATGTATTGTACTGGAGGTATCCGTTGTGATGTGTATTCTGCAATTCTAAG ACAAAGGGGATTCCAGAACTTGTACACTTTGAAGGGTGGCGTTTCTCATTATCTTGAGAAGGAAGGTCCTATGGAATGGATTGGGAATTTGTTTGTATTTGATTCCCGTCTCTCTCTCCCGCCTTCTACCTACAAGACTGAGGCCGTGAGTGAGACAAGCGGGGCTCACCAAGTATCTGAGGGTAGTACATTTGCTAGATGCTACATATGCAACTCACAACTCCATGAGTTAAGGCATCGGAATTGTGCCAATCTTGACTGCAATCTCCTTTTTCT ATGTTGTACACAGTGCTTAAAGGATTTAAGAGGATGCTGCTGTTTGGACTGCACATCAGCACCTCGGCTTAGACCTGTTCTTCCTGGACACCAAAGGTACAAAAAATGGTATATTTATAGAGACATGGAGCTTCAGACCAACTCAACGGCTTAG